In Aureibaculum algae, the following are encoded in one genomic region:
- a CDS encoding efflux RND transporter periplasmic adaptor subunit — MRKILSIILSVILLAGAILLANYFIKNKNKPKPKFDKIIKTVAIDTVKNGEVPIIISASGNLVAKNKIELYSEVQGVLSTVGKDFKAGTNYQKGQIILKINSDEFYASLQSQKSNLYNLVTSIMPDIRLDFPKEFEKWQSYLQSFDLNKATPKLPEYGSDKEKYFISGRNITTTYYSVKNLEVKLGKYQIRAPYNGILTEALVTPGTLIRSGQKLGEFIDPSVYEMEVNISSEFSNLLKVGNAVSLHDLENTQSFTGKVIRVNGKIDQTSQTLKAYIEVKDKSLKEGMYLEADLTAKSEHNAYKIDRKLLIDNTSVYVVNDTLLELKSVNPVYFEAESVIIKGLPDNTQLLANPVSGAYNGMPVKVNTEKK; from the coding sequence ATGAGAAAAATATTATCAATTATTTTGAGTGTTATCCTTTTAGCTGGTGCAATACTCCTGGCCAACTATTTCATAAAAAATAAAAACAAACCTAAACCTAAGTTTGATAAAATTATAAAAACTGTTGCTATTGACACGGTTAAAAACGGCGAAGTTCCTATCATTATTTCTGCTAGTGGAAATTTAGTCGCTAAAAATAAAATTGAACTTTACTCTGAGGTACAAGGTGTTTTAAGTACTGTTGGAAAAGATTTTAAAGCCGGTACTAATTATCAAAAAGGTCAAATTATCTTAAAAATAAATAGTGACGAATTTTATGCGAGTTTACAGTCACAAAAAAGTAATTTATACAATTTAGTTACTTCTATTATGCCAGATATTCGTTTAGATTTTCCAAAAGAGTTTGAAAAATGGCAATCTTACCTTCAGAGTTTTGACTTGAATAAAGCGACACCAAAACTCCCAGAATATGGATCTGATAAAGAAAAATATTTCATTTCAGGGAGAAATATTACGACAACATATTACAGTGTTAAAAACCTAGAAGTAAAGTTAGGAAAATATCAAATTAGAGCTCCATATAATGGGATATTAACAGAAGCTTTAGTTACACCTGGCACATTAATTAGGTCTGGTCAGAAATTAGGTGAATTTATTGATCCTAGTGTTTATGAAATGGAAGTTAACATAAGTTCTGAATTTAGTAATTTATTAAAAGTAGGAAACGCGGTTTCTTTACATGATTTAGAAAATACCCAATCATTTACTGGTAAAGTAATTCGTGTAAATGGAAAAATAGACCAAACTTCTCAAACGCTAAAAGCTTATATAGAAGTTAAAGATAAGTCATTAAAAGAAGGCATGTATCTCGAAGCTGATTTAACTGCAAAATCAGAGCATAATGCTTATAAAATCGATAGAAAACTTTTAATTGATAATACCAGTGTTTATGTTGTAAATGACACTCTTTTAGAATTAAAGAGTGTAAACCCTGTCTATTTTGAAGCCGAAAGTGTCATTATTAAAGGCTTACCCGATAATACTCAATTATTAGCCAATCCAGTATCAGGTGCTTATAATGGAATGCCTGTAAAGGTAAATACTGAAAAAAAATAG
- the bshB1 gene encoding bacillithiol biosynthesis deacetylase BshB1, producing the protein MKLDILAVGAHPDDVELGCGATIAKEISLGKKVGILDLTRGELGTRGSAEIRDKESSDAAKILKVEVRENLAFSDAFFVNDKAHQREVIKIIRKYKPNIVLCNAIDDRHIDHGKGSKLVSDACFLSGLRKIETEVDGKNQEAWRPKHVYHYIQWKNIEPDFVVDVSGFINKKIEAIKAYASQFYDPNSKEPTSPIATKTFLESIEYRAKDLGRLIGADYAEGFTVERYVAVDNLDDLI; encoded by the coding sequence ATGAAATTAGACATTTTAGCAGTAGGGGCACATCCAGATGATGTAGAATTAGGTTGTGGAGCAACAATAGCGAAAGAAATTTCATTAGGAAAAAAGGTTGGCATATTAGATTTAACTAGAGGTGAATTAGGAACAAGAGGTTCCGCGGAAATTCGTGATAAAGAGTCCTCTGATGCAGCGAAAATATTAAAAGTTGAAGTGAGAGAAAACCTTGCTTTTAGCGATGCTTTTTTTGTGAATGATAAAGCACATCAAAGAGAAGTTATAAAAATAATCAGAAAGTACAAGCCCAACATTGTTTTGTGTAATGCTATTGACGATAGACATATTGATCATGGTAAAGGGAGTAAACTGGTTAGCGATGCTTGTTTTTTATCTGGTCTACGAAAGATAGAAACTGAAGTTGACGGAAAAAATCAAGAAGCTTGGAGACCAAAACATGTATACCATTATATACAATGGAAAAACATTGAGCCGGACTTTGTTGTTGATGTATCTGGATTTATTAATAAAAAAATAGAAGCTATTAAGGCTTATGCCTCGCAATTTTATGATCCAAATAGTAAGGAACCAACTTCGCCTATTGCTACCAAAACATTTTTAGAAAGTATTGAATATAGAGCCAAAGATTTAGGGCGTTTAATAGGTGCAGATTATGCTGAAGGATTTACGGTAGAGCGTTATGTAGCTGTTGATAATTTAGATGATTTGATATAG
- a CDS encoding glutathione peroxidase, which translates to MKKLAIIVLVLTLVSCKETTKDTKANSSEKDTIANQSAMAVNQENMEDIYQFKVKTLTEDDFDFSTLKGKKILVVNTASKCGLTPQYEQLQQLYDAYKDKNFVIVGFPANNFGKQEPGTNTEIAEFCQQNYGVSFPMMSKISVKGDDMHPLYQFLTEKAKNGLEDSEVSWNFQKYLIDESGHVAKVIDPKTLPTDDVIVKWIKG; encoded by the coding sequence GTGAAAAAATTAGCGATAATAGTATTGGTTTTAACGCTGGTAAGTTGTAAAGAAACTACTAAAGATACCAAAGCGAATAGTTCAGAAAAAGATACCATTGCCAATCAATCAGCAATGGCTGTAAATCAGGAAAATATGGAAGATATTTATCAATTTAAAGTAAAAACCTTAACGGAAGATGATTTTGATTTTTCAACTTTAAAAGGGAAAAAAATATTAGTGGTAAATACAGCTTCAAAGTGTGGACTGACACCTCAATATGAACAATTACAACAATTGTACGATGCGTATAAAGATAAGAACTTTGTCATTGTTGGTTTTCCTGCAAATAACTTTGGGAAACAAGAACCAGGTACAAATACTGAAATAGCTGAATTTTGTCAGCAAAACTATGGCGTATCTTTTCCAATGATGTCTAAAATATCTGTAAAAGGAGATGATATGCACCCATTATATCAGTTTTTAACAGAAAAAGCCAAAAATGGTTTGGAGGATTCTGAAGTTTCTTGGAATTTTCAAAAATACCTAATTGATGAAAGTGGACACGTAGCTAAAGTTATTGATCCTAAAACATTACCAACAGATGATGTTATCGTGAAATGGATTAAAGGATAG
- a CDS encoding efflux RND transporter permease subunit, producing the protein MKKIITYFIKYPVAVNVVMWAFVIFGAIGIFSMKSSFFPLVDSEIININLVYPGASPQEMEEGVVLKIEDNLKGLVGIDRVTSVSRENSATVTVEIERGRNIDIILTEVKNAVDRVPSFPSGMEPAVVAKIESIRPTISFTVSGENLPLKTLKKYARTVENDLRAIEGISQVSLSGFPDEEIEIAVRENDLRAYNLSFVEVANAVQNSNLIITGGNIKTSEEDYLIRARNRFYYGEELFNLIVRTDPSGNIIRLHDIAEIKDIWNETPDRLYYNGNVAINISVSNTNNEDLISSADAVKEYIDKFNQQHDNVTLNISSDASITLNQRTDLLLENGIIGVLLVLLFLALFLNIRLALWVAVGLPISFLGMFIFAAQLGVTINVLSLFGMIIVIGILVDDGIVIGENIYHHYKDKGKSPIRAAIDGTMEVIPPIVSAIITTLLAFSTFFFLDGRMGKFFSEVSTVVILTLTVSLVEALIILPAHIAHSKALMDSSAKSGKLFGFFRMINEKADAGLVYVRERMYIPYLTFFLKHKLLGFAIPIALLIFSIGALGGGIVRTSFFPSVASDRVSIDLTMPQGTNEKITDSIISSIEVAAWKVNEEYTKKQTGNVSVIENIIKRIGPGTSNGTLTINLLPGESRDVSSPEITNAIREKVGKVLGVESLTFGSGGNFGGSPVSVSLLGNNITELKAAKLELKGELEKNTLLKDISDNDPLGIKEIRIKLKDNAYILGLNLQTVTAQIRAGFFGYQAQRFQRGQDEIKVWVRYKKEDRSSLTDLEDMRLITPSGTRVPFGEIATYEIERGDIAINHLSGQREIQINADTKNPEESATDILEDIKVNVMPHIFSKFPSVSASYEGQNREAAKTVGSVRIVGPIILMLIYITIAFTFRSYSQPLLLILMVPFSLIGVVWGHFFHGFSINILSWLGIIALIGIMVNDGLVLIGKFNTYLKEGEKYDDALIHAGRSRFRAILLTSLTTIAGLAPLLLEKSRQAQFLKPMALSISYGIGIATVLTLVMLPLMLSSFNYLKVFVKWMRTGENVTREEVERAIIELESEHEELIDDTMVNDEIEEIMDKFDDNNDELNTKNNEIH; encoded by the coding sequence ATGAAAAAAATTATTACTTATTTTATTAAGTATCCAGTTGCTGTTAATGTAGTAATGTGGGCTTTTGTGATTTTTGGTGCCATTGGTATTTTTTCAATGAAATCATCTTTTTTCCCATTGGTTGATTCTGAAATTATCAATATTAATTTGGTTTATCCTGGTGCTTCACCTCAAGAGATGGAAGAAGGGGTTGTATTAAAAATTGAAGATAATTTAAAAGGTCTGGTGGGTATTGACAGAGTTACTTCTGTATCTCGTGAAAATTCAGCTACTGTTACAGTTGAAATAGAACGAGGAAGAAATATTGACATTATTCTGACGGAAGTTAAAAATGCAGTAGATCGTGTTCCCTCCTTCCCTAGCGGCATGGAACCTGCAGTTGTCGCTAAAATTGAAAGTATAAGGCCTACTATTAGTTTTACAGTAAGTGGAGAAAACCTTCCATTAAAAACCTTAAAAAAATATGCCAGAACTGTTGAAAATGACCTTAGAGCGATAGAGGGTATTTCACAAGTAAGTTTATCTGGATTTCCAGATGAAGAGATTGAAATTGCAGTTCGCGAAAATGATTTAAGAGCATATAATTTATCATTTGTTGAAGTAGCGAATGCTGTACAAAATTCGAATTTAATTATTACAGGTGGAAACATAAAAACCTCTGAAGAAGATTATTTAATCCGTGCTAGAAATAGATTTTATTACGGTGAAGAATTGTTTAATTTAATTGTAAGAACAGATCCTTCTGGAAACATAATCAGACTTCATGACATTGCTGAAATTAAAGACATTTGGAATGAAACCCCTGACCGTCTCTATTATAATGGTAATGTCGCAATTAACATTTCTGTTAGTAATACAAACAATGAAGATTTAATTTCGTCAGCTGATGCGGTAAAAGAATATATAGATAAATTCAATCAACAACACGATAATGTTACCTTAAACATATCAAGTGATGCTTCTATTACTCTAAATCAACGTACAGATTTATTGCTCGAAAACGGGATCATTGGTGTGCTTTTAGTACTACTGTTTTTAGCATTATTTTTAAATATCCGTTTGGCTTTATGGGTGGCCGTTGGTTTGCCAATATCCTTTTTAGGAATGTTTATTTTTGCTGCTCAATTAGGGGTGACTATTAATGTATTATCACTTTTTGGTATGATTATCGTCATTGGTATTTTAGTAGATGACGGTATTGTTATTGGTGAAAATATCTATCATCATTATAAAGATAAGGGGAAATCACCAATTAGAGCTGCTATAGATGGTACCATGGAAGTAATCCCTCCAATAGTATCAGCAATTATAACCACGCTACTAGCTTTCTCCACCTTCTTTTTCTTAGACGGAAGAATGGGTAAGTTTTTTAGTGAAGTATCTACTGTGGTAATATTAACGCTAACCGTTTCGTTAGTTGAGGCCTTGATTATTTTACCAGCTCATATTGCACATTCAAAAGCTCTGATGGATTCTAGTGCTAAATCAGGTAAGTTATTTGGCTTTTTTAGAATGATAAATGAGAAAGCTGATGCTGGTTTAGTTTATGTAAGAGAGCGGATGTACATTCCCTATTTAACATTCTTTTTAAAGCATAAACTATTAGGTTTTGCTATTCCAATTGCCCTATTAATATTTAGTATTGGAGCCTTAGGTGGAGGAATTGTTAGAACTTCTTTTTTTCCATCTGTTGCTAGTGACAGGGTTTCTATAGACCTTACAATGCCGCAAGGTACGAATGAAAAAATAACAGACTCTATAATATCAAGTATAGAAGTTGCTGCGTGGAAGGTAAATGAAGAATATACCAAAAAACAGACAGGTAATGTCTCGGTCATAGAAAATATAATAAAACGTATTGGACCAGGAACTTCTAATGGTACACTTACAATAAATTTATTGCCGGGAGAATCAAGAGATGTAAGTTCACCCGAAATAACAAATGCTATTCGAGAAAAAGTAGGTAAGGTTTTAGGCGTTGAAAGCTTGACCTTTGGTTCTGGTGGAAATTTTGGTGGTAGTCCTGTTTCTGTTTCATTATTAGGTAATAATATTACAGAGCTAAAAGCTGCGAAACTTGAATTGAAAGGTGAGTTAGAAAAAAACACCCTACTTAAAGACATTTCAGATAATGACCCATTGGGTATAAAAGAAATAAGAATAAAACTTAAGGATAACGCCTATATATTAGGGCTAAACCTCCAAACCGTAACAGCACAGATACGGGCTGGTTTTTTTGGTTATCAAGCACAACGTTTTCAACGTGGACAAGATGAGATCAAAGTTTGGGTACGGTATAAAAAAGAAGATAGATCTTCTTTAACGGATTTAGAAGATATGAGGTTGATTACACCATCGGGTACAAGAGTCCCTTTTGGAGAAATTGCCACCTACGAAATTGAAAGAGGAGACATTGCCATTAACCATTTAAGTGGACAACGAGAAATTCAAATAAATGCGGATACAAAAAATCCGGAAGAAAGTGCTACTGACATTTTAGAAGATATAAAGGTTAATGTAATGCCTCATATTTTTTCGAAATTCCCGTCGGTTTCAGCATCCTATGAAGGACAGAATAGAGAAGCTGCAAAAACGGTAGGTTCTGTAAGAATAGTTGGACCTATTATTTTAATGTTGATATATATAACTATTGCCTTTACATTTAGGTCTTATAGTCAACCCCTTTTACTAATCCTGATGGTTCCTTTTAGTTTAATTGGTGTGGTTTGGGGTCATTTCTTTCATGGTTTTTCAATTAACATTTTATCATGGTTAGGTATCATTGCTTTGATTGGTATTATGGTTAATGATGGATTGGTACTTATAGGTAAATTTAATACCTACCTTAAAGAAGGTGAGAAATATGATGACGCTTTAATTCACGCAGGTAGATCACGATTTAGGGCAATTTTACTAACATCATTAACTACTATTGCTGGTTTAGCACCATTGTTATTAGAGAAAAGTCGTCAAGCTCAATTTTTAAAACCAATGGCACTATCCATTTCTTATGGAATTGGTATTGCAACTGTACTTACACTTGTAATGCTACCTTTAATGTTATCTAGTTTTAATTATTTAAAAGTATTTGTAAAATGGATGCGTACTGGCGAAAATGTAACAAGAGAAGAGGTTGAAAGAGCTATTATTGAACTAGAAAGTGAACATGAAGAGCTAATTGATGATACGATGGTGAACGATGAAATAGAAGAAATAATGGATAAGTTTGATGACAATAATGATGAATTAAATACAAAAAATAATGAAATACATTAA
- a CDS encoding trans-sulfuration enzyme family protein — protein MTTKKLGVNTICTHTGEVKDTQFGGAISPIYMTTSYPFMDVDVKRYPRYFNTPNQKAVADKIAALEHAEAGMVFGSGMAAISTTLFAFLSHGDHIVLANEIYGGTFNLIVEEFDKMGIEYSFTEGIEVNHFEEKIQSNTKIIYIETPSNPLLSITDIEGVARLSKSQGIMTMIDNTFASPINQTPLDLGIDVSIHSATKYLGGHSDISAGAVASSERNMDIIWNKAKNLGGHLNDFIAYLLERSIKTLGVRVDRHNSNAQYIAEYLDIHKAVEKVYYPGLESHHNHDIAKKQMHGYGGMLSFELKSDYNAVTFQNNLKLIKPSMSLAGVESTILLPSLTSHGLLTAEQRMEIGISDNLLRFSVGIEDVNDIIADIELGLRGSEF, from the coding sequence ATGACAACGAAAAAACTAGGTGTAAATACTATTTGCACACACACAGGAGAAGTAAAAGACACGCAATTTGGTGGAGCAATTTCACCGATTTATATGACAACTTCCTATCCATTTATGGATGTGGATGTAAAGCGATATCCGAGATATTTTAATACACCTAATCAAAAAGCCGTTGCTGATAAAATAGCAGCTTTAGAGCATGCAGAAGCAGGTATGGTTTTTGGCTCAGGTATGGCCGCAATCAGTACAACACTATTTGCTTTTTTAAGTCATGGAGATCATATCGTTTTAGCAAATGAGATTTATGGTGGTACGTTTAACTTAATAGTTGAAGAGTTTGATAAAATGGGAATTGAATATTCTTTTACAGAGGGAATTGAAGTCAATCATTTTGAAGAAAAAATTCAATCTAATACCAAGATAATTTATATCGAAACACCTTCAAATCCGTTGTTAAGTATTACGGATATAGAAGGCGTTGCTAGGCTTTCAAAAAGTCAAGGTATAATGACAATGATTGATAATACCTTCGCTTCACCTATTAATCAAACACCATTAGATTTAGGTATTGATGTTTCTATACATTCAGCTACAAAGTATTTAGGCGGTCATAGTGATATTAGTGCAGGTGCCGTAGCTTCTTCAGAGCGAAATATGGACATCATTTGGAATAAAGCCAAAAATTTAGGGGGACATTTAAATGATTTTATTGCCTATTTATTAGAAAGAAGCATTAAAACGTTAGGCGTTCGTGTAGATAGACATAATTCAAATGCACAGTATATTGCCGAGTATCTAGATATTCATAAAGCGGTTGAAAAAGTATATTATCCGGGATTAGAATCTCATCATAATCATGACATTGCAAAAAAACAAATGCATGGCTATGGAGGTATGCTGTCTTTTGAATTGAAATCGGATTATAATGCCGTAACTTTTCAGAACAACCTAAAACTAATAAAGCCTAGTATGAGTTTAGCAGGGGTAGAGTCAACTATATTACTGCCTTCACTAACTTCGCATGGATTATTAACTGCTGAACAACGAATGGAAATAGGTATTTCAGATAATTTGTTGCGTTTCTCTGTAGGAATTGAAGATGTAAATGATATTATTGCGGATATTGAATTGGGGTTAAGAGGTAGTGAGTTTTAA
- a CDS encoding TolC family protein, whose protein sequence is MKYIKFIYITLLFVSAVEAQEETISKAEAVKMALENNYGIKIADNNLKISENNKSIYNSGFLPTVAGNAGATYNLDNTEAVYADGRVTNLTGAESDRYNASVSLNYVLFDGMGRHYDYQSLKEQYNLSELQARQTIENTILQLFSVYYNVAKLTENHVLLQQSLAISKDRLQRVQYQFEYGQNTKLAVLNAEVDVNNDSINLLNTKQSLINAKRDLNVVLGKNTAPNFTVDTLVNFTLTPHKETLFEKVKTNNVEMLQLDKNITISEFQIKANKSGYLPTLGLNGTYGWNKNNNNAASFLATSTNTGLSAGLTLSWNIFDGGRTKTLVDNAKINLENQQFLKEETELDIARTFNNAYDDYLNKLFILQTQEKNVQTNTDNFNRTEERFKLGQITSIEFRQAQLNLINAKNAKNSAKYDAKLAELEVLQLSGDLLNTDF, encoded by the coding sequence ATGAAATACATTAAGTTTATATATATCACCTTATTATTTGTTAGTGCAGTAGAAGCACAAGAAGAAACCATTTCAAAAGCTGAAGCTGTAAAAATGGCGTTAGAAAATAATTATGGAATTAAAATTGCCGATAACAATTTAAAAATTTCGGAAAACAATAAGAGTATTTATAATTCAGGTTTTTTACCTACTGTTGCAGGAAATGCTGGAGCTACATATAATTTAGACAATACAGAAGCCGTTTATGCAGATGGAAGAGTAACTAATTTGACTGGAGCTGAAAGTGATCGCTATAACGCATCTGTTAGCTTAAACTATGTGCTTTTTGATGGAATGGGTAGGCATTATGATTACCAAAGCTTAAAAGAACAATATAACCTATCTGAATTACAAGCTCGTCAAACTATTGAAAACACAATTTTACAATTATTTTCAGTGTATTATAACGTGGCTAAATTAACTGAAAATCATGTACTTCTTCAGCAAAGTCTTGCTATTTCTAAAGATAGATTACAACGGGTACAGTATCAATTTGAATATGGGCAAAACACGAAATTAGCTGTATTAAATGCAGAAGTTGATGTCAATAATGATAGTATCAATCTATTAAACACAAAACAGTCCTTGATAAATGCAAAACGTGATTTAAATGTTGTTTTAGGGAAAAATACTGCTCCCAATTTTACAGTTGATACTTTAGTGAATTTTACGTTAACACCACATAAAGAAACATTATTTGAAAAAGTTAAAACCAATAATGTTGAGATGTTACAATTAGATAAAAACATTACGATTAGTGAATTTCAGATCAAAGCAAACAAATCTGGTTATTTACCAACATTGGGATTAAACGGCACTTATGGTTGGAATAAAAACAATAATAATGCGGCCTCTTTTTTAGCTACTTCAACAAATACAGGTTTGTCAGCTGGTCTAACACTATCCTGGAATATTTTTGATGGTGGAAGAACTAAAACATTGGTTGATAACGCTAAAATAAATCTAGAAAATCAACAATTTCTTAAAGAGGAAACGGAACTTGATATTGCACGTACTTTTAATAATGCCTATGATGATTATTTGAATAAATTATTCATTTTACAGACCCAAGAAAAAAACGTACAAACCAATACTGATAATTTCAATAGAACGGAAGAACGTTTTAAATTAGGTCAAATAACATCGATAGAATTCAGACAAGCTCAATTAAACCTCATTAATGCTAAGAATGCAAAAAACAGTGCGAAATATGACGCTAAATTGGCTGAATTAGAAGTATTACAATTAAGTGGAGATTTATTAAATACTGACTTTTAA
- a CDS encoding endonuclease/exonuclease/phosphatase family protein: MKLKFSILLLIVSCTISWSQQKVDSTKIVRVLSFNILHGATTKGDFNLDLIAKVIKDANPDFVAMQEVDNRTNRAKKYDLVTELGWRTKLSPLFGKAMDYDNGEYGEGILSKTSFLSTRNIALPYYDDHEPRAALEITTTLSTKDTISFIGTHLDHLNDERDRVLQVEKINEIFSKNKYPTILAGDLNAEPNSTPINILEKVWTAAYDKNNIEYTYPSDNPVIKIDYVLFYPKNRWRVLETKVIQDTVASDHCAYLVTLELLDE, from the coding sequence ATGAAACTAAAATTTTCAATACTATTACTAATAGTGTCATGCACCATTTCTTGGTCTCAACAGAAAGTTGATAGTACAAAGATAGTACGTGTGTTGTCGTTTAATATATTACATGGAGCAACAACAAAAGGTGATTTTAACTTAGACCTTATCGCTAAAGTAATAAAAGATGCTAACCCAGATTTTGTGGCCATGCAAGAAGTCGATAATAGGACAAATAGAGCAAAAAAATACGATTTAGTAACAGAGTTAGGATGGCGAACAAAACTGAGCCCGTTATTTGGAAAAGCAATGGACTATGACAATGGTGAATATGGTGAAGGTATTCTGTCTAAGACTAGCTTTTTAAGTACTAGAAATATAGCATTGCCATATTATGACGATCATGAACCTAGAGCCGCCTTAGAGATAACAACTACATTAAGTACTAAAGATACTATTTCTTTTATTGGCACTCATTTAGACCATTTAAATGATGAAAGGGATAGGGTATTACAAGTAGAAAAAATAAATGAAATATTTTCAAAGAATAAGTACCCAACTATTTTAGCTGGAGATTTAAATGCAGAACCCAACAGTACACCAATAAACATATTAGAAAAAGTATGGACAGCGGCCTATGATAAAAATAATATTGAATATACATATCCATCAGATAATCCAGTTATAAAAATAGATTACGTACTGTTTTATCCTAAAAATAGATGGAGAGTACTAGAAACTAAAGTTATTCAAGATACTGTGGCATCTGATCATTGTGCGTATTTAGTAACCTTAGAATTGTTGGATGAGTAA
- a CDS encoding CPXCG motif-containing cysteine-rich protein, whose translation MFEHFFQCPYCWEEISMLLDRSITNTTYIEDCEVCCRPIEVHVRFDTALNLESFSAVDIEQ comes from the coding sequence ATGTTTGAACACTTTTTTCAATGCCCTTATTGTTGGGAAGAAATATCAATGTTATTGGATAGATCCATAACAAACACAACCTATATTGAAGATTGTGAAGTGTGTTGTAGACCTATTGAAGTTCATGTACGTTTTGATACAGCATTAAATTTAGAAAGTTTTTCTGCGGTTGATATTGAACAATAA